The following are encoded together in the Mycolicibacterium arabiense genome:
- a CDS encoding class I SAM-dependent methyltransferase, with translation MTTPANPFDDPAHVAMYAERAGQMVPALTDIHRLVGVLVDENAPADARILVLGAGGGLETKALAGFRPGWTFDAVDPSTAMLDLAVQTLGLDASRVTMHNGYVDDAPLGPFDAATSLLTLHFLPPEERLRTVTEVRRRLSPGAPFVAMHLSISHRDDAERRTWIDRHLAYLVATGMDSDITEKARKAIELDVPVLTPEQDRTILEQAGFTDVTEFFVAFNFRGWVGYA, from the coding sequence GTGACCACACCAGCGAACCCCTTCGACGATCCAGCCCACGTCGCCATGTACGCCGAGCGCGCCGGGCAGATGGTGCCCGCCCTGACCGACATTCACCGACTGGTCGGCGTCCTCGTCGACGAGAACGCCCCTGCCGACGCCAGGATTCTGGTACTGGGTGCCGGCGGGGGACTGGAGACCAAGGCGTTGGCGGGGTTCCGTCCCGGATGGACCTTCGATGCCGTCGACCCGTCCACGGCCATGCTGGATCTGGCGGTGCAGACCCTGGGACTCGACGCGTCACGGGTGACGATGCACAACGGATACGTCGACGACGCACCGCTCGGCCCCTTCGACGCAGCGACTAGCCTGTTGACGCTGCACTTCCTCCCACCCGAGGAGCGGCTGCGGACCGTCACCGAGGTGCGGCGCCGGTTGAGCCCCGGGGCTCCCTTCGTCGCGATGCACCTGAGCATCTCCCACCGCGACGACGCCGAACGCCGGACCTGGATAGACCGGCACCTGGCGTACCTCGTCGCGACCGGCATGGATTCCGACATCACCGAGAAAGCGCGCAAGGCAATCGAACTCGACGTTCCCGTCCTGACGCCCGAGCAGGACCGAACCATCTTGGAGCAGGCTGGCTTCACCGACGTCACGGAGTTCTTCGTAGCGTTCAACTTCCGGGGGTGGGTCGGCTACGCGTAG
- a CDS encoding MBL fold metallo-hydrolase, whose protein sequence is MTLIDTSAAGTRALDELVPSRYAVKVGDIDVLVISDGVLPITAVTMATNAAPEDLSAWLEDMYLPPEITDWPLNVAVVRSGGKTILVDSGLGTEFPDFPRAGQLAARLVAAGIDPAAVTDVVLTHLHMDHIGGLLVDGLRNRLRPDLRVHLASAEAEFWTQPDFSRTVMPAPIPDVLRRTATRFLDVYRSQLRPFETEYEVAPGVLLRRTGGHTPGHSIVRLESRGEALTFAGDAVFQPGFDNPEWQNGFEHDPEESARVRIRLLGELAASGEALVATHLPFPSVCHVAAAGNGFRMVPATWDY, encoded by the coding sequence ATGACTCTGATCGATACGTCAGCCGCCGGAACGCGGGCCCTCGATGAACTGGTGCCCTCGCGCTACGCGGTGAAGGTCGGTGACATCGACGTGTTGGTGATCAGCGACGGCGTGCTGCCGATCACCGCCGTCACCATGGCCACCAACGCCGCGCCGGAGGATTTGTCGGCCTGGCTCGAGGACATGTACCTGCCACCGGAGATCACCGACTGGCCACTGAACGTCGCGGTCGTGCGAAGTGGCGGGAAGACCATCCTCGTCGACTCCGGGCTGGGGACGGAGTTTCCGGACTTCCCGCGGGCGGGGCAGTTGGCCGCGAGGCTCGTCGCTGCCGGGATCGACCCTGCCGCCGTGACCGACGTCGTGCTGACCCACCTACACATGGACCACATCGGCGGCTTGCTCGTCGACGGGCTGCGGAACCGGCTGCGGCCGGACCTGCGGGTCCACCTGGCGTCCGCCGAGGCGGAATTTTGGACGCAGCCCGACTTCTCCCGCACCGTCATGCCCGCGCCGATCCCGGACGTCCTGCGCCGGACCGCCACACGGTTCCTCGACGTGTACCGCAGCCAACTGCGGCCCTTCGAGACGGAGTACGAGGTCGCACCCGGCGTGCTGCTGCGCCGCACCGGCGGCCACACCCCCGGCCACAGCATCGTGCGCCTCGAATCCCGGGGTGAGGCACTGACGTTCGCTGGTGACGCGGTTTTTCAGCCCGGGTTCGACAATCCCGAGTGGCAGAACGGTTTCGAGCACGACCCCGAGGAATCGGCCCGCGTGCGCATCCGGCTCCTGGGTGAATTGGCAGCCAGCGGCGAAGCGCTGGTCGCCACTCACCTGCCGTTCCCGTCCGTCTGCCACGTCGCCGCCGCAGGCAACGGCTTCCGGATGGTTCCGGCCACCTGGGATTACTGA
- a CDS encoding class I SAM-dependent methyltransferase codes for MVEKSIWMQQVAADPGHSHWYVERFRAKARAGEDLTGEARLVDAMAPRGARILDAGCGPGRLGGYLAKVGHHVVGVDVDPVLIDAAKQDYPGPDWLVGDLAELDLPARGVTERFDVIVSAGNVVTFLAPSTRVQVLARLRAHLAVDGRVVIGFGANRDYEFTEFLADATEAGFVPDLLLSTWDARPFTDDSDFMVAVLRPS; via the coding sequence ATGGTCGAGAAGAGCATCTGGATGCAGCAGGTCGCGGCCGATCCCGGGCATTCGCACTGGTACGTCGAACGATTCCGTGCCAAGGCCCGCGCCGGTGAAGACCTCACCGGCGAGGCCCGCCTCGTCGACGCGATGGCTCCCCGTGGCGCCCGCATCCTCGACGCCGGGTGCGGCCCCGGCCGACTGGGCGGGTATCTCGCGAAGGTCGGCCATCACGTGGTCGGGGTCGACGTCGATCCCGTACTGATCGACGCGGCCAAGCAGGACTACCCCGGCCCGGACTGGCTGGTCGGAGACCTCGCCGAACTCGACCTGCCCGCGCGCGGCGTCACGGAGCGTTTCGACGTCATTGTCTCAGCAGGCAACGTCGTCACGTTCCTGGCCCCGAGCACCCGGGTCCAGGTGCTGGCTCGACTACGTGCTCACCTCGCCGTCGATGGCCGCGTCGTGATCGGCTTCGGAGCCAACCGCGATTACGAGTTCACCGAATTCCTGGCCGACGCAACCGAAGCCGGCTTCGTTCCGGACCTGCTGCTGTCCACGTGGGACGCGCGGCCGTTCACGGACGACTCCGACTTCATGGTCGCCGTCCTGCGGCCGTCGTAG
- a CDS encoding AI-2E family transporter, with protein sequence MAAPTRGSIFKSHLQSSATVAFQFVLVAAALWVLAWVVGETWVILLPVVLAVIVCTVLWPPVGWLLRKGVAPAFAVLLVLLLAMGVIAGVLAAVAPAIVEQSTELAEQATAGVVQVRDWLGGPPLNISETQLNSAVTAINDQLNSSSTQIASGVFTGVGAATSALVTLFTTIVVTFFLLKDGPRFVPWLRRTVGMPAAPHFAEVLQRVWSTLGGFIRTQALVSLVDAVLIGIGLLVLGVPLAYALAIITFIGGFVPIVGAFVAGGLAVLIALVANGPVTALIVLGIILAVQQLEGNVLQPWLQSKSMNLHAVIVLLAVTLGASTFGVIGAFLAVPVAAALAVIIRYYGEQVSERAGEATPHPEPDGDEPATADDQNANAADEQKRL encoded by the coding sequence ATGGCGGCTCCGACTCGCGGTTCGATCTTCAAGTCCCATCTGCAGTCCAGTGCGACGGTCGCATTCCAGTTCGTCTTGGTGGCGGCGGCGTTGTGGGTGCTGGCGTGGGTGGTGGGGGAGACGTGGGTGATCCTCCTGCCGGTGGTGCTCGCCGTGATCGTCTGCACGGTGCTGTGGCCGCCGGTGGGCTGGCTGTTGCGCAAGGGCGTGGCACCGGCGTTCGCGGTGCTGCTGGTGCTCCTGTTGGCCATGGGCGTGATCGCCGGAGTGCTCGCCGCCGTGGCGCCCGCGATCGTCGAACAGTCGACCGAGCTGGCGGAACAGGCCACGGCCGGTGTCGTGCAGGTGCGGGATTGGCTCGGCGGACCACCGCTGAACATCAGTGAGACGCAACTGAATTCCGCGGTCACGGCCATCAACGATCAGCTCAACTCGAGCAGTACGCAGATCGCATCCGGTGTGTTCACGGGCGTGGGCGCGGCGACCTCCGCGCTGGTCACGCTCTTCACCACGATCGTCGTCACGTTCTTCCTCCTGAAGGATGGCCCGCGCTTCGTGCCATGGTTGCGCCGTACGGTCGGCATGCCCGCTGCGCCGCACTTCGCGGAGGTCCTGCAGCGCGTCTGGTCGACGCTCGGAGGTTTCATCCGGACCCAGGCCCTGGTCAGCCTGGTCGACGCGGTGCTGATCGGGATCGGCTTGCTGGTGCTCGGAGTGCCACTGGCCTACGCGTTGGCGATCATCACGTTCATCGGTGGCTTCGTGCCGATCGTCGGCGCGTTCGTGGCCGGTGGCCTCGCCGTATTGATCGCATTGGTGGCCAACGGACCGGTGACGGCGCTCATCGTGCTGGGCATCATCCTCGCCGTGCAGCAACTGGAGGGCAACGTCCTGCAGCCATGGCTCCAGTCGAAGTCCATGAACCTGCACGCGGTGATCGTCCTGCTCGCCGTCACGCTGGGCGCCTCGACGTTCGGCGTCATCGGCGCCTTCCTCGCCGTGCCGGTGGCCGCCGCCCTCGCGGTGATCATCCGGTACTACGGCGAGCAGGTGAGTGAACGTGCAGGCGAGGCGACGCCGCACCCCGAGCCGGACGGGGACGAGCCGGCCACGGCGGACGACCAAAACGCGAACGCCGCCGACGAGCAGAAGCGACTCTGA
- a CDS encoding FKBP-type peptidyl-prolyl cis-trans isomerase, which yields MNFSRGSSSVAIAACAASLVVTLAACGSDTEETSASSSSASTSSDVFTPPNLTETANEAGCPTAAPAEGGAPEWTLPGATGSVDVTGSTDAAAPSVKVTAPFSVTETQVQTLKPGDGPVVSDTATVLVCYMGVNGRDGSVFDSSYERGAPVDFPLDGVVTGFQKAIAGQKVGSTVAVAMTSADGYPDGQPGAGIQPGDSLVFAIKILDASS from the coding sequence GTGAACTTCTCCCGTGGGTCTTCGTCCGTCGCCATCGCGGCCTGCGCTGCGTCTCTCGTCGTCACGCTCGCCGCATGCGGGTCGGACACGGAGGAAACGTCGGCGAGTTCGTCGTCGGCCAGCACCTCCTCCGACGTGTTCACACCGCCCAACCTCACGGAGACGGCCAACGAAGCGGGTTGCCCCACCGCGGCCCCGGCCGAAGGCGGCGCCCCGGAGTGGACGCTGCCCGGAGCCACCGGCAGCGTCGACGTCACCGGATCGACCGACGCGGCCGCCCCGAGCGTGAAGGTCACCGCTCCCTTCAGCGTGACCGAGACGCAGGTGCAGACGCTCAAGCCCGGCGACGGCCCGGTCGTCTCCGACACCGCCACCGTCCTGGTCTGCTACATGGGCGTCAACGGGCGCGATGGCTCGGTGTTCGACAGCAGCTATGAGCGCGGCGCACCGGTGGACTTCCCGCTCGACGGCGTCGTCACCGGCTTCCAGAAGGCGATCGCGGGCCAGAAGGTGGGCTCCACGGTCGCCGTCGCCATGACCTCCGCCGACGGCTACCCCGACGGCCAGCCCGGTGCCGGCATCCAGCCCGGCGACAGCCTGGTGTTCGCCATCAAGATCCTCGACGCCTCGAGCTGA
- a CDS encoding TIGR03885 family FMN-dependent LLM class oxidoreductase: protein MTVIGFHCSHEQISPAQLLRDVQHAERAGFTAGMSSDHFSPWSERQGESGFAWSFLGAALATTDLPFGVVNAPGQRYHPAIIAQAIATLSQMFPNRFWAALGSGEASNERITGEAWPRKDVRDQRLIECVDVIRRLLRGEEVSHEGLVEVNRARLWTLPDTVPDLVGPAVTPRTAARHAAWADGLITVNQPKDTLRQVLDSYRDAGGRGPARLQIHLSWAPSDDEALAIAHDQWRNNVFEPPVSWDLETVEAFDIVGGAVTADRVQQSVLVSGDLGRHADWLAAFVDQGWDELYLHFVGQQQAGFIDAFGEHVLPQLSPTAPATTAAMA from the coding sequence ATGACGGTCATCGGATTCCACTGTTCGCACGAGCAGATCAGCCCGGCGCAACTCCTGCGCGACGTCCAGCACGCCGAACGGGCCGGGTTCACCGCCGGCATGTCCTCGGATCACTTCAGCCCGTGGAGCGAACGGCAGGGCGAGTCGGGGTTCGCGTGGAGCTTCCTCGGCGCGGCGCTGGCGACCACCGATCTGCCCTTCGGCGTGGTCAATGCGCCCGGGCAGCGCTACCACCCTGCGATCATCGCCCAGGCCATCGCGACGCTCAGTCAGATGTTCCCCAACCGTTTCTGGGCCGCGCTCGGCTCCGGTGAGGCGTCGAACGAACGCATCACCGGCGAAGCGTGGCCGCGCAAGGACGTGCGCGACCAACGGCTGATCGAGTGCGTCGACGTCATCCGGCGCCTGCTGCGCGGCGAGGAGGTCAGCCACGAAGGGCTCGTCGAGGTCAATCGGGCCCGGCTGTGGACGCTGCCGGACACGGTGCCCGACCTCGTCGGCCCTGCCGTCACCCCGCGCACCGCGGCCCGCCACGCCGCCTGGGCGGACGGCCTCATCACCGTCAACCAACCGAAGGACACGCTCCGGCAGGTGCTCGACTCGTATCGCGACGCCGGCGGACGCGGCCCGGCCCGGCTGCAGATCCACCTCAGCTGGGCACCGTCCGACGACGAGGCGTTGGCGATCGCCCACGACCAATGGCGCAACAACGTCTTCGAGCCGCCCGTGTCCTGGGACCTGGAAACGGTCGAGGCGTTCGACATCGTCGGCGGAGCGGTCACGGCCGACCGCGTCCAACAGTCCGTGCTCGTCTCCGGCGACCTCGGCCGCCATGCCGACTGGCTCGCGGCGTTCGTCGACCAGGGCTGGGACGAGTTGTACCTGCACTTCGTCGGTCAGCAGCAGGCCGGTTTCATCGACGCCTTCGGCGAGCACGTGCTGCCCCAGCTGTCCCCCACCGCGCCGGCAACGACCGCGGCGATGGCATGA
- a CDS encoding alpha-amylase family protein codes for MRKSDTGDLWWKNAVFYCADVETFYDWNGDGCGDLRGMSERIEYLADLGVTCLWLMPFYPTARKDDGYDIVDFFAVDPRLGTLGDFVELVRTAKASGIRVIIDFVMNHTSDAHPWFKSARRSTDDPYRDYYVWSATEPESSPKDVVFPDQEDSIWELDPKTGEWYLHHFYKHQPDLNIENPKVQEEISRTLGFWLQLGVAGFRVDAVPFLFAKDGVPGKPDGFDPAQYLGDLRNFVTRRVGDAVLLGEVNVDYEQQKEFFGGPDGDGLNMQFDFIGMQNLFLSLARGDAGPLTKALEQRPTLDITSQWANFVRNHDELTLDKLSDDERAEVFEAFGPDPDMQLYGRGLRRRLPSMLGGDTRRMKMAYSLAFSMPGSPVLFYGEEIGMAENLDVEGRFAVRTPMQWTGDVNGGFSKAAKRRLPRPMTDGLYGPDHVNAADQRHDHGSFWWFMRNLIYTYRQQPEIGWSTVQVLDQPHSAVLAHVCREDESNWAMVALHNFGADGCLVPLTLDDLPPGSVLVDLLDGLSEHELDASCRVEFSLPPYGYRWLRVRKPEDDPII; via the coding sequence ATGAGGAAGTCCGATACCGGCGACCTGTGGTGGAAGAACGCCGTCTTCTACTGTGCCGACGTCGAGACCTTCTACGACTGGAACGGCGACGGCTGCGGCGACCTGCGTGGCATGAGCGAGCGGATCGAGTATCTCGCCGATCTCGGCGTGACCTGTCTGTGGCTCATGCCGTTCTATCCGACGGCTCGCAAGGACGACGGCTACGACATCGTCGACTTCTTCGCCGTCGATCCACGCCTCGGTACGCTCGGCGACTTCGTCGAACTCGTCCGCACCGCCAAGGCGAGCGGCATCCGGGTGATCATCGACTTCGTCATGAACCACACGTCGGACGCCCACCCCTGGTTCAAGTCCGCGCGACGAAGCACCGATGACCCGTATCGCGACTATTACGTGTGGAGCGCAACCGAACCCGAGTCCAGTCCCAAGGACGTCGTCTTCCCCGACCAGGAAGACAGCATCTGGGAACTCGACCCCAAGACGGGTGAGTGGTACCTGCACCACTTCTACAAGCACCAACCGGACCTCAACATCGAGAATCCCAAAGTGCAGGAGGAGATCTCGCGCACACTCGGATTCTGGTTGCAGCTGGGCGTCGCGGGTTTCCGCGTGGATGCCGTGCCGTTCCTGTTCGCCAAGGACGGGGTACCGGGCAAGCCCGACGGCTTCGACCCGGCGCAGTACCTCGGTGACTTGCGGAACTTCGTCACCCGCCGGGTCGGTGACGCCGTGCTGTTGGGCGAGGTCAACGTCGACTACGAGCAGCAGAAGGAATTCTTCGGCGGACCCGATGGCGACGGCCTCAACATGCAGTTCGACTTCATCGGGATGCAGAACCTGTTCCTCTCGCTGGCGCGCGGTGACGCCGGTCCGCTCACCAAGGCCCTCGAGCAGCGCCCCACGCTCGACATCACCAGCCAGTGGGCCAACTTCGTGCGCAACCACGACGAACTCACCCTCGACAAGTTGAGTGACGACGAGCGCGCCGAGGTGTTCGAGGCGTTCGGCCCCGACCCCGACATGCAGTTGTACGGGCGGGGGTTGCGCAGGCGGCTGCCGTCGATGCTCGGTGGCGACACCAGGCGGATGAAGATGGCGTACTCGCTGGCCTTCTCGATGCCAGGCAGCCCGGTGCTCTTCTACGGCGAGGAGATCGGCATGGCCGAGAACCTGGACGTGGAGGGACGATTCGCGGTTCGCACCCCGATGCAGTGGACCGGCGACGTCAACGGTGGGTTCTCCAAGGCCGCGAAGCGCAGACTTCCCCGGCCCATGACCGACGGCCTCTACGGTCCGGATCACGTGAACGCCGCCGACCAGCGCCACGACCACGGTTCCTTCTGGTGGTTCATGCGCAACCTCATCTACACCTACCGGCAGCAGCCCGAGATCGGGTGGTCGACGGTGCAGGTCCTCGACCAGCCGCACTCGGCGGTGCTCGCGCACGTGTGCCGTGAGGACGAGTCCAACTGGGCGATGGTCGCCCTGCACAACTTCGGTGCCGACGGCTGCCTCGTCCCGCTCACCCTCGACGACCTACCCCCGGGGTCGGTTCTGGTGGACCTGCTCGACGGGCTGAGCGAGCACGAACTCGACGCCTCGTGCCGCGTCGAGTTCAGTCTCCCGCCCTACGGCTACCGGTGGCTGCGCGTGCGCAAGCCGGAGGACGATCCGATCATCTGA
- a CDS encoding putative bifunctional diguanylate cyclase/phosphodiesterase — MNALALFGHGAAHWIAAVLQAGVGAGALVCAVTVARRVAGIARWWRLLVIAAMTSWLVGELFWWFGGTGDGANTAPLPGVVAYFMPPVLSLLAMMLLARSAGLSARRGAAMPHSRVIAGLDGLVAAVAFSILVLIAGLGAKTGAALPRSQNTTLVIAYSVLELIVVVLAVLMAMAYGRDRPYRANYLLLSGGVVIIAGSDRLIAYLRTAGVEGGDLWGGVGAILGPLLIAFSVLERQPEFSGRGGAHAMDWVQSVVPYIGFVAIFSLLAFHLMIGQRLTSTLICMALALIALVTTRQVVAMRAQQLLTQRLYEAQRRLAHQVQHDPLTGLPNRLLFAQRLDEALRDGRFVLIFVDIDDFKEVNDQYGHAAGDDLLCAVGARLKRCVGPSDTLARIGGDEFAVLVEGDDELPEVVADRPRVALRDPFAVHGSAVRVRASMGLVRPPSGEPTPTSDDLIRQADSSMYAGKRLGKNTAVVYRPSSGVSVDFPSALRQAKGGVPAGFRLVYQPVVSLPDGVPVAVEALARWTAPNDMQIPPETFVAVAEGAGLGAALDAMVLDVACREVRAAGLELDLHVNIGAARLGNAAFEQVVVQTLARHDIEAGRVVLEITETVPIVDLTAGAAAIRRLSTMGVKVALDDFGAGFNSLTYLHTLPVHTVKLDRSLAVGAEPDRDLALYRSVIGLCGSLGLDVIAEGIEHQTQADTVFAAGCRLAQGYLFGRATPLDQMIGSSSGLRTRSHR, encoded by the coding sequence ATGAACGCCCTGGCGTTGTTCGGGCACGGCGCGGCCCATTGGATCGCGGCCGTCCTGCAGGCGGGCGTGGGCGCAGGGGCACTCGTCTGCGCGGTGACGGTCGCGCGTCGGGTGGCCGGGATCGCGCGGTGGTGGCGGCTGCTGGTCATCGCGGCGATGACGAGCTGGCTCGTCGGTGAGCTGTTCTGGTGGTTCGGCGGCACGGGTGACGGCGCGAACACGGCACCGCTGCCGGGTGTCGTTGCCTACTTCATGCCGCCGGTGCTCTCGCTGCTGGCGATGATGTTGTTGGCCCGGTCCGCCGGGCTGAGCGCCCGGCGCGGTGCCGCGATGCCGCACTCCCGGGTCATCGCCGGGCTCGACGGCCTGGTGGCCGCGGTGGCCTTCTCGATACTGGTCCTCATCGCCGGGCTGGGTGCGAAGACGGGCGCGGCGCTGCCACGGTCGCAGAACACGACGCTCGTGATCGCCTATTCGGTACTCGAGCTGATCGTCGTCGTACTCGCGGTGCTCATGGCGATGGCGTACGGACGCGACCGACCGTACCGGGCGAACTACCTGCTGCTGTCCGGTGGCGTGGTGATCATCGCGGGTTCCGACCGGCTGATTGCCTACCTGAGGACCGCAGGCGTCGAGGGTGGCGACCTCTGGGGTGGTGTCGGAGCGATCCTGGGGCCATTGCTGATCGCGTTCTCGGTCCTCGAGCGCCAGCCGGAGTTCTCGGGCAGGGGCGGCGCGCACGCCATGGACTGGGTGCAGTCGGTCGTGCCGTACATCGGTTTCGTCGCCATCTTCAGCCTCCTGGCGTTCCACCTCATGATCGGGCAGCGCCTGACTTCGACGTTGATCTGCATGGCGTTGGCCTTGATCGCGCTCGTCACCACCCGTCAGGTGGTGGCCATGCGGGCCCAGCAGTTGCTGACCCAACGGCTCTACGAAGCCCAGCGCCGGTTGGCCCATCAGGTGCAGCACGACCCGCTCACCGGGTTGCCGAACAGATTGTTGTTCGCCCAACGACTGGACGAAGCGCTGCGAGACGGCCGGTTCGTGCTCATCTTCGTCGACATCGACGACTTCAAGGAGGTCAACGACCAGTACGGGCACGCCGCGGGCGACGACCTGCTGTGCGCGGTCGGCGCGCGGCTCAAACGCTGCGTCGGGCCGTCGGACACGCTGGCCCGCATCGGCGGCGACGAGTTCGCGGTCCTGGTCGAGGGCGACGACGAGCTTCCCGAGGTCGTCGCCGATCGGCCCAGGGTCGCGCTGCGGGATCCGTTCGCCGTGCACGGCTCGGCGGTGCGCGTGCGCGCCAGCATGGGCCTCGTCCGGCCACCCAGCGGCGAGCCGACGCCGACGTCGGACGACTTGATAAGGCAGGCAGACAGTTCCATGTACGCGGGCAAGCGCCTCGGCAAGAACACCGCCGTCGTCTACCGGCCGTCCTCGGGGGTGTCGGTCGACTTCCCGAGCGCATTGCGGCAGGCGAAGGGTGGGGTTCCGGCGGGCTTTCGCCTGGTTTACCAGCCCGTGGTGAGCCTGCCCGACGGCGTACCGGTGGCGGTGGAGGCGCTGGCGCGCTGGACTGCGCCCAACGACATGCAAATCCCGCCGGAGACGTTCGTCGCGGTCGCCGAGGGAGCCGGGCTGGGAGCGGCTCTGGACGCCATGGTGCTCGACGTGGCGTGCCGGGAGGTGCGAGCAGCCGGCCTGGAACTCGACTTGCACGTCAACATCGGAGCAGCACGGCTGGGCAACGCCGCGTTTGAGCAAGTGGTGGTGCAGACGTTGGCCCGACACGACATCGAGGCCGGCCGGGTTGTCCTGGAGATCACCGAGACGGTTCCGATCGTCGACCTCACCGCGGGTGCCGCCGCCATCAGGCGGTTGAGCACGATGGGCGTCAAGGTGGCCCTCGACGACTTCGGCGCAGGCTTCAACTCGCTGACGTACCTGCACACGCTGCCGGTGCACACCGTCAAACTGGATCGCAGCCTGGCGGTCGGCGCCGAGCCAGACCGGGACCTGGCCCTGTACCGCTCGGTGATCGGCCTCTGCGGCTCGCTGGGCCTGGACGTCATCGCCGAGGGCATCGAGCACCAGACCCAGGCCGACACGGTATTCGCTGCCGGCTGCCGACTGGCCCAGGGCTACTTGTTCGGGCGCGCAACGCCTTTGGATCAGATGATCGGATCGTCCTCCGGCTTGCGCACGCGCAGCCACCGGTAG
- a CDS encoding TA system antitoxin ParD family protein, whose translation MANIADRVTRVAADLVESAAVEGARQSRSAKQQLDHWARVGRAVSSHQTASRHRVEAALAGDLDVTALADEEGVVFNAEISAAIEESLASTNYGDVLARRGITMVALDDDGEIVEYWPDGTSAVVRIDE comes from the coding sequence ATGGCGAACATCGCCGATCGTGTCACCAGGGTTGCTGCCGACCTCGTCGAGAGTGCAGCGGTCGAAGGCGCCCGCCAAAGTCGTTCGGCCAAGCAGCAGCTCGATCACTGGGCTCGCGTCGGACGGGCGGTGTCCAGCCACCAGACCGCATCTCGTCACCGCGTAGAAGCGGCACTGGCAGGCGATCTGGACGTGACCGCGCTGGCGGACGAAGAAGGCGTCGTCTTCAACGCTGAGATATCCGCCGCCATCGAGGAGAGTCTCGCCTCCACGAACTATGGGGACGTCCTCGCCCGACGTGGCATCACGATGGTTGCGCTCGACGACGACGGTGAGATCGTCGAGTACTGGCCGGACGGCACGTCGGCCGTGGTGCGCATCGACGAGTGA
- a CDS encoding AAA family ATPase, translating into MRRLDLVVGPNGAGKSTFVALTLAPLLPRSVFVNADEIAKQRWPDDPMGHAYDAARVAAETRARLIELGKPFIAETVFSHPSKLELIRSARTAGFTVALHVVLIPEDLAVERVKRRVMHGGHDVPEGKIRERHRRLSELVVTAMPTVDTATVYDNSRRRGPRIVAQMTAGTMIGAPSWPSWTPAPLVERWPA; encoded by the coding sequence GTGAGGCGGCTCGATCTCGTCGTCGGTCCGAACGGTGCGGGTAAGTCGACCTTCGTCGCACTGACTCTGGCACCGCTGCTGCCTCGCAGCGTGTTCGTCAACGCCGACGAGATCGCCAAGCAGCGCTGGCCGGACGATCCGATGGGCCACGCCTATGACGCGGCGCGCGTCGCCGCCGAAACCCGGGCGAGACTCATCGAACTGGGCAAGCCCTTCATCGCCGAGACGGTGTTCTCGCACCCGTCGAAGCTCGAACTCATCCGCTCCGCACGCACGGCCGGGTTCACCGTCGCCCTGCACGTCGTACTCATCCCCGAGGACCTTGCAGTGGAGCGCGTGAAGCGCCGGGTGATGCACGGCGGACACGACGTGCCCGAGGGCAAGATCCGGGAACGGCACCGCCGGCTGTCGGAACTGGTGGTGACGGCGATGCCCACGGTCGATACGGCGACGGTGTACGACAATTCGCGCCGACGGGGTCCACGCATCGTTGCGCAGATGACCGCGGGAACGATGATCGGTGCACCGTCGTGGCCGTCCTGGACGCCGGCGCCGCTGGTCGAGCGCTGGCCGGCTTGA